The Macrobrachium rosenbergii isolate ZJJX-2024 chromosome 14, ASM4041242v1, whole genome shotgun sequence sequence TAATACCTTTCTGACAACTGTGTATTCCTTATGCCTTTATGTAAACCAGGGCTAAACAATCAGTCATTAGCAACAGTAagcagaaaaagttaagtataccttagttttgctaAACAATCAGTCATTAGTAACAGTAggcagaaaaagttaagtataccttagttttaccagaccactgagctgattaacagctctcctaggggtggccagaaggattagacttattttacgtggctaagaaccaattggttacttagcaacgggacctacagcttatttggaatcctaactacattatagcgagaaatgaatttctatcaccagaaataaattcctctaaatcttcatcagccggccgggggaattaatctccggcccatcgagtggcagtctgaagctctaccgactcacccaaacAGTAGGCAGAGGCTGGTTCAATCGTGGCCAAGCAATTTTCTTCAAGGTCTTATTTGTACTGTTTCAAGGGAAACTCTTGAATGTAGAACGCCTGAAGTAGGTAACATATTGCTCCCTGGTAGAGTCCGAAGACATGCCGAAAGGCATTTGATTTGCTTTGTCTATTCTCTTTGATTTTATGATATCCTTATTTAATGTGTGTAATACTGCATTCGTTTCTGATGCCTAAGCAGGAGAAATGACATGGAatgatataaaacattaaattcaatGTAACTAATTGCCATGGtgcatacatttacatttctCCTTAGAAATGGTATTCTTCTTAAGGTGAAGGATACATGAGTCATCGTGAAGCCGTCACAGGAAGAGAAAACTTTTAAATGCCTACAGAATTTCATGTGAATTATGTGAGACAATTAATTTCTGTCCATGGATTCGCCTGAGTAAGATATCGAAAAGCTAAAAGctaaataacagcaataataaacaataataataataaaaataataataataataataataataataataataataataataataataataatataataataacataacataacatacatacatacatacatacatacatacatacatacacgttgtCAAAGCAGAACAGAAGAGAAACATCGTTGGAGCTCTTTAGTCTGTGAGGGAAACCTTCTTCTTCCCCCTGTTGTACCCCATGGTATCCGTGCATCCGACCCTTGTGCTatacacaaacgaacatacaaacatacaaatatacacataaacgcACGCACTCACTGGTAGCGAGTATATTATAGCTTAAAGAAGGCGAAGTATCTCAGTTGGTTGCCAGTGCTCGTGAGTATCTGAACGCTTGTGCATTACCTTTTTCAGTACGAGAGTTTTCCAATTACCTCTGTTTTCTTGTATCCAGACGCATATAAATTTCCCACCCAGGATGAAAGTATAGATAAAGCACTCATCACCCTAAAAAACATCTTTTCCTCTCAGGAACACAGCATGAAGGTTCTCggtctctctcttttgttggcGTTGTCCTCAGCGTCGCAGGTTTTGGAGGGCCAGGGTCTACAGGAAAGCCTCGACGACCCGGATCTTCCTGCTCTCCTTCGGGTGAATATTCCCCCCTTCAATGTCAACTCGTTCATCGACTCTATTTTGGTGAAGCTCAGCAATAAAATCCCAAGGTGAGCAAAGTAAGCAGTAGAAAAAACATTCTTTGTGCTCATTACTCGTGTCAGACCAGCATAATCCTCACAGTGTTACTAGCAAttttagttcatatatatatatatatatatatatatatatatatatatatatatatatatatatatatatatatatatatatatatatatttatatatattatacatatatatatatatatatatatatatatatatatatatatatatatatatatatatatatttatatatattaaacatacatatttatatatatatatatatatatatatatatgtgtgtgtgtgtgtgtgtgtatttgtatataaatatataaatattaagtacGTATGTgcctgtgtatacatacatacatacatatatatatttatatatatatatatatatatatatatatatatatatatatatatatatatatatatatatatatatatatatacgtatgatgtatatatatatatatatatatatatatatatatatatatatatatatatatatatatatatatatatatatatatatatataatatatatatatatatatatatatatatatatatatatatatatacacatataacagtaAGTTCTTGATAAGCATTGAATATTTCAAGAGCTGTTTCAAACATCATCTTAGGAAAAGTAGACGAAGAATGTGTGCCACGAttcttcataaattaaaaagtgCAGACCATTTACATACATAGTTATGCGTATCGCCCTTTCCTCCTGTTCTTCAGGAGCTACGAATATGACCCATGGCTAATACCATTTCATAACACCAATGCAGATTTTAAAGTAGGCTAATTGTGAGGCTTTCGAAGAACTATTAGAATAACATTCACAACATGGCCTGCCTTTTTCTCTCGCCTTTCTTATAACCTTCCTCTCAAAACTTAAATACGCCTTTAATGACCATTTTCAAacgactaaatttttttttcttaactggcCAGGTCGTGCGTTTCGGGTAATGTCAGTAATGGACTCTTACAGAAAATTTCACAGTACGACTTGCTGTCAGTGATATGAAACAAGCCTCTGaaaataatactaaattttttaCAAAGAACTTCTTCAAAATTGAAAATACCTTCAGGAAACGGCTTGAAAAAGAGATTGTGTCAAgcaatattattatcttttaactCTTGATATTTTAGAACATTTAAGAGATACAGTATAAGAATTTGCCACAGACCCAGACGTCAGATACTAGACTTTTTCATTAACGGTTAATATTCTTATAACATTTCTATTACAGcgaaatgaaaatcaaagacaTTGATCGAAAATACGCCTATGGTTGCACCCTGTACTTTAACAAAGGTGTCCAGCGTAATGGCGACGCCCTTTTCGAGGCCAAGGACAACCAAATTTTCTTCGGATTTGGACTCTCTACCAAGAGGATCACGGTCAAATGCAGGTGGTCAAAAGGGTaagtttgtgtattatatatatatatatatatatatatatatatatatatatatatatatatatatatatatatatatatatatatatatatataatgagtgcgtgaatacatacattcatatgccTGAGAATGCAACGTCCCTCATCCCCTTAGAGGAGCAACCTTGCCGATTTTTCAATCAGTCTACTTTGGAAAAGAATTGTTGCCCCATGGGATCTGCACCTAGTTTGCATCCCTTATCGTAGACTGACTCCGGCGGACCTAATTTACTGCTTAGATCAACACAAGCTCAATCGGTTTTAATGGTACATGGTCTTTGTATGAACTCTTACTGTGAGGAGTGTCtttattcattatcatatatatatatatatatatatatatatatatatatatatatatatatatatatatatatgtgtgtgtgtgtgtgtgtgtgtgtgtgtgtgtgtgtgtgtgtgtgtgtgtgtgcacatgtttatattcaatattatcaaataaaattattactcacCAAGTGCAATCTTTTAATGCAACGGTTTATCCAGAAGATTGCCATTCCTAAGGAGACCTTTATTTTAGTCTCAGTAACTGAATATATTCAATGAGGACTATGTTCTCAATACTACTGATGTGTTTATCAAAAAGAAGCAGGATATTTTCCGTACATAAATTGATCTTGAAAACGATCGGCCACTGCATAATATTACACGTTTAactagaaatatgtaaaaatggataTTCAAAATTTCCTCTTGGTTTCAGTAAACAAAgactaataaataaagaaatcgtGGTCTCTTGTTAGTTCTTAAACCAAGTACTATCTAATTATTACCTTAAGTTTACACTTTTCAACTGTCAATTGAAATCATCGACCTCATTAATTCACAGGTTTTTATCGTCAAGCTGAAGGGCACCGTGAAGGCTTCCACAGACAGAGTAAGCGTGAGAGCCAGATTTGTCATGAATCTATCAGAAACCCCTAATGCAAAGCTCTTAGGTAAGGTGGTCACCGTTATACGAATAACCTCTGAATATTCCATATTCTTAGATGAGATCTCATTCTATGTTCGATATCCCAGTCTTCAAATTTACGCAGTTTTAACAAGCCAGTCATCATTCTTGTTTAGAAATCCAAAGAGTATCAACGAAACTGGTTTAAAACATTCTATATTCATGATCAGTTCTGAAAGAgattaataataagtaatttataaTCTCTCATAATATTAACCTTAGTACTGTCTATGAGCATAAAGGATTCACTCTATAAACCTCTTCTTGTCTTACACAGAATTCAAAGTTACTGAGCTCCTACCTATCAAAACTGGCGTGTCTGGGCTATGGATAGCCAACTCACTCGCTGCGAAATATCTCAACAAAAAAGTTAACGGCGCGCGCGACAAGATCATTAACAAACTGGAAACTCAGGTGTCCAAGATACTTCAGAAAAGGCTTGATAAGTTGAAGTTGCCGTTCAGTTTGGATGGATAAAAGCAAGAGAATTAAGACAGTGAAGCTCAAAATTATCAGGATTCAAGTTATTTTCATTGAAGCTGGAGAAAGTAAAAGCCTACTCTTCTGTCATTAAATACCTTCTAATGTAAATTGGCTGGATTTTACAAATGACAACgagaaatacataaaatagaGCACGTTGTTTCCTTGTTATTAGAGTCCTCTTCTTTCGGAGCATCAAGCAGTCAGGATCTGTTTCTTGATCAAAATGTTCTTTCTCTAAACGTAGAGGAGTATTGTCTGCTTTTATCAAAGATAATGAATGAATAGCGACCAAGACATAGCTATTTTAACATGGATAAAGAGTACAACAAAAATCGCATCCAATTGAAGTTtcacgattgattgattgattaattgtgggttatctggcgtcacaactaccagggtcaccgacgccgaatactaaatgtgatcttttcacttttatagtatgttataaaaattaaaattaaaattctgctaaacagaactacatataaattttattaaaaagaaaaaacaaaaaagaaaactagctaaaataaataaataaataaatatataaaattctgctaaaaagaactattaataaa is a genomic window containing:
- the LOC136845561 gene encoding uncharacterized protein, which encodes MKVLGLSLLLALSSASQVLEGQGLQESLDDPDLPALLRVNIPPFNVNSFIDSILVKLSNKIPSEMKIKDIDRKYAYGCTLYFNKGVQRNGDALFEAKDNQIFFGFGLSTKRITVKCRWSKG